One window of the Runella slithyformis DSM 19594 genome contains the following:
- the lspA gene encoding signal peptidase II, whose amino-acid sequence MRLLRNFLLLLTIIVNIGCDQITKNMVRKHISYYEHITVVRHHVTLTKVENTGAFLSLGHEWPSPLREILLVGLPILALICGLAVILYKQGLSPLFRVGASCVIGGSLGNIIDRTVRGSVTDFLHVQLGIFQTGIFNLADVSIMAGTFWGMISFYLDRKTSPKLRT is encoded by the coding sequence ATGAGACTACTGCGAAACTTCCTTTTACTCCTGACAATAATCGTCAATATCGGCTGTGATCAGATCACTAAAAATATGGTACGAAAGCACATTTCGTACTATGAACATATCACTGTGGTACGCCACCATGTCACCTTGACCAAGGTCGAAAATACGGGGGCTTTTTTGAGTCTGGGCCATGAGTGGCCCTCTCCATTGCGCGAGATCCTGTTGGTCGGCCTGCCCATTCTTGCCCTCATCTGCGGCTTGGCTGTCATTTTGTACAAACAGGGACTTTCACCCCTTTTTCGGGTTGGGGCATCGTGCGTGATCGGCGGCAGCCTCGGAAACATCATCGACCGCACCGTTCGCGGATCAGTGACCGATTTTTTACATGTACAACTCGGCATTTTTCAAACCGGCATTTTCAATCTGGCCGACGTATCCATTATGGCGGGTACTTTTTGGGGTATGATCAGTTTTTACCTTGACCGAAAAACCTCCCCGAAACTCCGAACGTAA
- the htpG gene encoding molecular chaperone HtpG, with protein MEATASATEKGQLSIHTDNIFPIIKKFLYSDHEIFLRELVSNAVDATQKLKKLAGFGEFNGELGELKVTVKLDEEAKTITISDRGIGMTADEIKKYINQIAFSGAAEFVEKYKEKEDTRGNIIGNFGLGFYSSFMVAREVEIITKSFQEGAEAVRWTCDGSTEFSIEPAQKEDRGTDIILHVAEDSEEFLQKYRLSGILEKYGKFLPVEIEFDEKIINNPSPIWTRQPSELKDEDYIAFYKELHPMSEDPLFWIHLNVDYPFNLTGVLYFPKLKNDFSIKKEKIQLYSRQVFITDEVKDVVPDFLQLLHGVIDSPDIPLNVSRSYLQSDSNVKKINGYITRKVADKLSEIFRNDREGFEKKFDDIGLFVKYGMISDDKFGEKAKEFCLVKNLEGKHFTFEEYTEKVKENQTDKAGTVVWLYASDAQKQDTYIQSAQKRGYDVLIFDSVIDPHFINGIEYKIEKTSIKRVDADTLDKLIEKEIKLESVLSKDDEERAKKLFEETLGGAPKLTVTVEAMPTDEMPVVITIPEFIRRMNDMAATSGQKSMFGDMPMMLNVAINANHPVTQKILNAAASEGSEPSDAAEAKALIRHAYNLALLSQGMLTGSDLTAFVQQAISRL; from the coding sequence ATGGAAGCAACTGCATCAGCTACCGAGAAAGGTCAATTGTCGATACATACCGACAATATTTTCCCGATCATTAAAAAATTCCTTTATTCAGATCACGAAATATTTTTACGTGAATTGGTTTCCAACGCCGTTGACGCCACCCAAAAACTTAAAAAACTGGCGGGTTTTGGTGAATTCAATGGTGAGTTGGGCGAGCTGAAAGTAACGGTAAAACTGGACGAAGAAGCCAAAACCATTACCATCAGCGACCGTGGTATCGGGATGACTGCCGACGAGATCAAAAAGTACATCAATCAGATCGCCTTTTCGGGGGCCGCCGAGTTTGTGGAGAAATACAAAGAGAAAGAAGATACGCGCGGCAACATCATCGGTAACTTCGGATTAGGCTTTTACTCTTCGTTCATGGTAGCGAGGGAAGTGGAGATCATCACCAAATCGTTTCAGGAAGGTGCCGAGGCCGTTCGCTGGACCTGCGACGGCTCGACGGAATTCAGCATTGAGCCCGCCCAAAAAGAGGATCGCGGCACAGACATCATTCTGCACGTTGCCGAAGATTCGGAAGAATTTTTGCAGAAATACCGTCTCTCCGGCATCTTGGAAAAATACGGCAAATTCCTCCCCGTTGAAATTGAGTTTGACGAAAAGATCATCAACAACCCCAGCCCGATCTGGACCAGACAACCTTCGGAACTGAAAGACGAAGATTACATTGCCTTCTACAAAGAGTTGCACCCTATGTCTGAAGATCCGTTGTTCTGGATTCACCTCAATGTAGATTATCCTTTCAACCTGACGGGCGTCCTGTATTTTCCCAAACTGAAGAACGACTTCTCGATCAAGAAAGAAAAGATCCAATTGTATAGCCGTCAGGTGTTTATTACCGACGAAGTAAAAGACGTAGTGCCTGATTTCCTGCAACTGCTGCACGGGGTGATCGACTCACCGGACATCCCGCTCAACGTATCGCGCAGTTATCTGCAATCAGATTCCAACGTAAAGAAAATCAACGGATACATTACGCGTAAGGTAGCCGATAAGCTTTCCGAGATTTTCCGCAATGACCGCGAAGGTTTTGAGAAGAAGTTTGACGATATCGGTCTGTTTGTGAAATACGGCATGATCTCCGACGATAAATTCGGTGAAAAAGCCAAAGAATTCTGCCTGGTCAAAAACCTGGAAGGCAAGCACTTTACGTTTGAAGAATACACGGAAAAAGTCAAAGAAAACCAAACCGATAAAGCCGGCACGGTGGTGTGGCTGTACGCAAGCGATGCCCAAAAGCAGGATACCTACATTCAGTCCGCCCAAAAACGCGGCTACGACGTGTTGATTTTTGACAGCGTCATTGACCCGCACTTTATCAACGGGATCGAATACAAGATCGAAAAAACGAGTATCAAGCGCGTAGATGCCGATACCCTGGACAAATTGATCGAGAAAGAGATCAAATTGGAAAGTGTGCTTTCCAAAGACGACGAAGAGCGTGCCAAAAAACTGTTTGAAGAAACCCTCGGCGGCGCGCCCAAGTTGACCGTCACGGTAGAAGCCATGCCGACGGATGAGATGCCGGTGGTGATTACGATTCCTGAGTTTATCCGTCGGATGAACGATATGGCGGCCACTTCCGGACAAAAATCAATGTTTGGTGATATGCCGATGATGCTCAACGTAGCCATCAACGCCAACCACCCTGTCACACAGAAAATTCTGAATGCTGCGGCGTCCGAAGGTTCAGAACCGTCAGACGCCGCAGAGGCCAAAGCGCTGATTCGCCATGCCTATAATCTGGCGTTGCTGTCGCAGGGCATGCTGACAGGCAGTGACCTGACGGCTTTCGTTCAGCAGGCGATTTCGCGACTGTAA